In Pyramidobacter piscolens W5455, the sequence TTCGTGGTCTTGATATTTCTCGTCCAAGGGGACATCGTTCGCAAGATTGTTGATGATCGCCAGCAGCTCGGTATCGAAGACTTCGCAGTAGCGTCCTTTCTTTTCGCGTTTAACGTCGCGTTTGAAAGCGGAAGAGTGCTTAATCGTCCGCATGGAACATTGCCCTCAGTCCGTCCATTGTG encodes:
- a CDS encoding type II toxin-antitoxin system YafQ family toxin, yielding MRTIKHSSAFKRDVKREKKGRYCEVFDTELLAIINNLANDVPLDEKYQDHELQRNLSGYRECHVRVDFLLLYQKIDGELKILRLERLGSHRQVLGIE